A window of the Acidobacteriota bacterium genome harbors these coding sequences:
- a CDS encoding peroxiredoxin → MISVGEKFVDFDLEAYDGTRVSKSDLEGRPFLLFFYPKASTPGUTLEATQLRDSWKELQELGIEVLGVSFDSPEKNRSFAEKNALPFRLLSDSDHELAKSVGAARALIPFAKRISYLVGPEGTVLLAYPDVDPKTHAQQVLDDYRALMVSAN, encoded by the coding sequence ATGATTTCCGTCGGAGAGAAATTCGTCGACTTTGACCTCGAGGCGTACGACGGCACCAGAGTCTCGAAGAGCGACCTCGAGGGTCGCCCGTTCCTGCTCTTCTTCTATCCCAAAGCATCCACCCCCGGTTGAACGCTGGAAGCCACCCAGCTGCGTGACAGCTGGAAGGAACTCCAGGAACTCGGGATCGAGGTGCTCGGCGTGTCCTTCGACAGCCCTGAGAAGAACCGGAGCTTCGCTGAAAAGAACGCGCTCCCATTCCGCCTGCTCTCGGACAGCGATCACGAGCTGGCCAAGTCGGTCGGGGCTGCGCGAGCTCTCATCCCGTTCGCGAAGCGGATCTCGTACCTCGTAGGACCGGAGGGCACGGTGCTGCTGGCGTATCCGGATGTCGATCCGAAAACCCACGCGCAGCAGGTCCTCGACGATTATCGAGCGTTGATGGTTTCTGCGAACTGA
- a CDS encoding mechanosensitive ion channel, translating to MELIQQLIDTVWAFVAANYKPVLAAIVILVIGRMVAGWARGITRKGLERGDVDATLVPFLSKLVYYMVLAVVVVAALHRLGIATTSVVAIFGAAGLAVGLALQGTLGNFASGVMLLILRPFDVGDFVDAGGTTGKVEEIGIFATTLTTPDNIKIVVPNTQIAGGTISNYNGKDTRRVDMVMGIGYDDNIQTAIDTIRRIVTAHDMVLADPEPVIEVSNLGDSSVDIVVRPWCKTEDYWNLRFDLTRSLKEGLEAAGCSIPYPQRDVHMYQVAV from the coding sequence ATGGAACTGATTCAACAGTTGATCGATACGGTGTGGGCCTTTGTGGCCGCGAACTACAAACCGGTCCTTGCGGCGATCGTCATCCTTGTCATTGGACGCATGGTCGCGGGTTGGGCCCGCGGTATCACCCGCAAAGGCCTCGAACGTGGCGATGTAGACGCAACTCTCGTTCCGTTTTTGTCGAAACTCGTTTACTACATGGTGCTTGCGGTGGTCGTTGTCGCCGCTCTTCACCGGCTCGGCATCGCTACTACCTCAGTGGTCGCGATTTTCGGTGCGGCCGGCCTCGCCGTCGGTCTCGCTCTCCAGGGGACGCTGGGCAATTTTGCGTCTGGTGTCATGTTGCTCATCCTGAGGCCTTTCGACGTGGGTGATTTCGTGGATGCCGGTGGAACGACCGGCAAGGTCGAGGAAATCGGGATTTTCGCCACCACCCTCACGACGCCCGACAATATCAAGATCGTCGTGCCCAACACGCAGATCGCCGGGGGTACGATCTCGAATTACAACGGTAAAGACACGCGCCGTGTCGACATGGTCATGGGCATCGGTTACGACGACAACATCCAGACGGCGATCGACACCATCCGACGGATTGTCACCGCCCACGATATGGTGCTGGCCGATCCGGAGCCGGTGATCGAGGTCTCCAACCTCGGCGACTCATCGGTCGACATCGTGGTTCGGCCCTGGTGCAAAACTGAGGACTATTGGAATCTCCGATTCGACCTCACCCGCAGCCTCAAAGAGGGTCTCGAAGCTGCAGGGTGCTCGATTCCGTACCCGCAACGGGACGTGCACATGTACCAGGTGGCGGTCTGA
- a CDS encoding HU family DNA-binding protein — MAGKAELVDRVAELTGYPKTQVAMTYDLLFELISEALVASEKVTVPNFGTFQVTERPARAGRNPATGEAITIAASRSVRFKVSKNLKEML, encoded by the coding sequence ATGGCAGGAAAAGCCGAACTCGTAGACCGCGTTGCTGAGCTCACGGGGTACCCCAAAACCCAGGTGGCGATGACCTATGACCTTCTCTTCGAGCTCATCAGTGAAGCCCTCGTGGCGAGCGAAAAGGTCACGGTCCCGAACTTCGGGACGTTCCAGGTGACGGAGCGCCCGGCCCGGGCCGGAAGGAATCCCGCGACCGGTGAGGCGATCACCATCGCTGCGTCGCGGAGCGTCCGGTTCAAAGTCTCCAAGAACCTCAAGGAGATGCTGTAG